A genome region from Hymenobacter tibetensis includes the following:
- a CDS encoding dioxygenase family protein has translation MERKHFLKSLLVGAISTPALLAACSKDDEAVTPSTGSTGTGTTGTGSSSCTVAPTETEGPFPTKSPASYVRSNIVDGKTGHPLTVKITIKNANNSCAVLSGALVDIWHCDADGNYSEYGGTGMQATNYQAVHFLRGRQITDANGLVTFTTIFPGWYNGRATHIHVHIYSASGTSLKITQIAFPEGVGTALAAVNGYGKGMSGYTTNARDNVFSDDTAGAEIATVTGSTSAGFELTMTLNVAV, from the coding sequence ATGGAAAGAAAACACTTCCTCAAAAGCTTACTAGTAGGCGCCATTTCCACTCCCGCATTGCTTGCTGCCTGCAGCAAAGACGATGAGGCTGTAACGCCTTCTACTGGCTCTACGGGCACCGGCACCACGGGCACTGGCTCTAGCAGCTGCACCGTAGCGCCCACCGAAACCGAGGGGCCGTTTCCCACGAAATCACCGGCTTCCTACGTGCGCAGCAACATCGTGGACGGCAAAACGGGCCACCCCCTGACGGTGAAGATTACCATCAAGAACGCCAACAACAGTTGTGCTGTGTTGTCGGGAGCTTTGGTGGATATCTGGCACTGCGACGCTGATGGCAACTACTCGGAGTATGGGGGCACGGGTATGCAAGCCACCAATTACCAAGCAGTGCACTTCCTGCGCGGCCGGCAAATCACCGATGCCAACGGCTTGGTCACGTTCACTACCATTTTTCCGGGCTGGTACAACGGTCGAGCCACGCACATTCACGTGCACATCTATAGCGCCAGCGGCACGTCGTTGAAAATAACGCAAATTGCATTTCCGGAAGGTGTTGGTACTGCTCTGGCTGCCGTTAATGGCTACGGCAAAGGCATGAGCGGCTACACCACCAACGCCCGCGACAACGTGTTCAGCGACGATACCGCGGGCGCCGAAATAGCCACCGTAACGGGCAGCACCTCCGCCGGCTTCGAGCTAACCATGACGTTGAACGTGGCTGTATAA
- a CDS encoding DUF2141 domain-containing protein yields MNLRKLAFLMAASSPLLASSASAAGDNPSGTSSVTVVVSALASTKSAVKLYFYNVRDKFLQHGGYAFMRVIQPGGQQQITLPINLPNGEWAVAITQDTNNNDKLDKNFVGIPTEPYAFSNNVRPKLAAPDFNECKFVVNGPGKVVNIVLKK; encoded by the coding sequence ATGAACCTACGTAAGCTCGCTTTCTTGATGGCTGCCAGCAGCCCGCTCCTTGCCTCGTCAGCTAGCGCCGCCGGAGATAATCCGTCGGGTACGTCGTCGGTTACCGTGGTGGTGTCGGCGTTGGCCTCTACCAAGTCGGCGGTGAAGCTGTATTTCTACAATGTGCGTGACAAGTTTCTGCAACACGGCGGCTATGCCTTTATGCGGGTAATTCAGCCCGGTGGGCAGCAGCAAATCACATTGCCCATCAACCTGCCCAACGGCGAGTGGGCCGTGGCCATCACCCAGGATACCAACAATAACGATAAGCTAGACAAGAATTTCGTTGGAATTCCAACCGAGCCTTACGCCTTCTCCAACAACGTACGCCCCAAACTAGCCGCACCGGACTTCAACGAGTGCAAATTCGTGGTCAACGGCCCGGGCAAAGTGGTGAATATTGTGTTGAAGAAGTAA
- the msrA gene encoding peptide-methionine (S)-S-oxide reductase MsrA, with amino-acid sequence MSFLKLKSYLMGLLLLTMACGQQSPAGAQTLRSTAGGLPTTAQAKGLAVATFAGGCFWCTEEVFEELRGVQYVVSGYAGGKEQNPTYEQVGSGRTSHAESFQVYYNPQQISYQQLLDVFFLAGHDPTTLNRQGPDAGTQYRSVAFYRTPQEKQLIDATIKRVNASKHYPDPIVTQVTPFTQFWPAEDYHQGYYRLHPDNPYIQSVSVPKVMKFRKAYPQLLKKPI; translated from the coding sequence ATGTCGTTTTTGAAATTGAAATCTTATTTGATGGGCTTGCTGCTGCTCACTATGGCATGCGGCCAGCAAAGCCCCGCCGGCGCCCAGACGCTACGGTCTACCGCTGGCGGCTTGCCTACCACGGCCCAGGCCAAGGGTCTGGCGGTGGCTACCTTTGCCGGGGGCTGCTTCTGGTGCACAGAGGAGGTGTTCGAAGAGCTGCGCGGCGTGCAGTACGTGGTATCGGGCTATGCAGGAGGGAAAGAGCAGAACCCCACGTACGAGCAAGTAGGTAGCGGCCGTACCAGCCACGCCGAAAGCTTTCAGGTGTACTACAACCCGCAGCAAATCAGCTACCAGCAGTTACTCGACGTGTTCTTCTTAGCCGGCCACGACCCTACTACGCTTAACCGGCAAGGCCCCGACGCTGGCACGCAGTACCGCTCCGTGGCCTTCTATCGTACGCCCCAGGAAAAGCAGCTCATCGATGCTACCATCAAACGGGTAAATGCCTCCAAGCATTACCCCGACCCCATCGTAACGCAGGTCACGCCTTTCACACAGTTCTGGCCAGCCGAAGACTACCACCAGGGCTACTACCGCCTGCACCCCGATAATCCGTACATCCAATCGGTATCGGTACCCAAGGTGATGAAGTTCCGCAAAGCCTACCCCCAGCTGCTCAAGAAGCCTATCTAA
- a CDS encoding PAS domain-containing protein — MLPTLPDFQLLFDALPTPYLALASPSLTVVAANAASQAAVGLEVPLLGRAAPELFGATEAAWQAALKTTGMGCPLPVYLSRPEGQAGAYDVCCWHLMLTPVRLPTGEVHYWLCQLQEQPAMRMEVKAASSLELESEQFRFLAEFIPQLVWITDANGRYQYFNARWMAYTGHTVADGDVPGLWRAMTHPDDQQRVRRQWRHSLTSGQAYEIEHRFRARNGSFRWFLSQALPQRDAAGNIVCWFGTSTDIDDQKRTRQLLEEKDQQLQQILSQVPAYIATLTGPNHVYRYVNERAQQLFRGQARVGLPAAQAAPELVEQGFIALIDDVYRTGQPFVLHEIPFHSTDQSAGREQWFFNGVFQPLLDEENQTQGILVFGIDVTEQVHAKQRAAELLEEIRYQDREFQQALESLPQMAWVSRPEGGVLYYNQRWYDFTGGTFENMREQGWENFIHPDDLPNTQRKWKAALRAGTTFETEHRWRSQTGEYRWFLARAEAIRREDGRILRWVGSNTDIDDKRLAQVRLEEKDRQLLQILSQAPASIATLEGPEHRLTFFNDSYSVFVGGRTELGRRVADLLPEVEEQGFIALLDDVYTTGQPRMVFETLIALKQPGTTTFRQHYVTFSYQPLHDEQHRVKGVLAFILDITEQVRSRQQSEALEAQIRRRDEQVRLMTESLPVMTFVCNPSGDIVYAGPQWYAFTGTSPATNDINGSWPELLHPDDLPTIRREYGAALQESRAWSYEFRLRRHDGQYRWILSRGIPEFDATGRVRCWYCTNTEVHEEHELREQLQAQNAELLRTNESLDNFVYTTSHDLRQPINNMAGIFQELIRTASFPDPDAVKLVAMFERALTQINDTIHDLSELIQVQKQRQYLDTERIDLTAFTAEVLASIQDQLTASGATVTTNFEAAPTIQFVRPSLQSVLYNLVSNALKYAAPDRQAHIQLSSYPLKNYVVLVVEDNGIGIDMARFGSQLFQLFRRFHDHVDGSGVGLYLVNRIVQSHGGRVEVESTVNEGAAFRVYLPL, encoded by the coding sequence ATGCTACCCACCCTGCCCGACTTTCAACTGCTGTTTGACGCGCTGCCAACTCCTTACTTGGCCTTGGCTTCCCCCAGCCTAACGGTGGTGGCGGCGAATGCGGCCAGCCAGGCGGCCGTTGGCTTAGAAGTACCACTGCTCGGGCGGGCCGCGCCCGAGCTGTTTGGAGCTACGGAGGCGGCTTGGCAGGCGGCGCTGAAAACCACGGGTATGGGTTGCCCGCTTCCCGTGTATTTGTCTCGGCCCGAAGGCCAGGCAGGCGCCTACGATGTGTGCTGCTGGCACCTAATGCTCACGCCCGTACGGCTGCCCACAGGGGAAGTGCATTATTGGCTGTGCCAGCTGCAAGAACAGCCCGCCATGCGCATGGAGGTGAAAGCTGCTTCCAGCCTCGAACTGGAGTCAGAGCAGTTTCGCTTTCTGGCAGAGTTTATTCCGCAGCTGGTGTGGATCACTGACGCCAATGGGCGCTACCAGTACTTCAATGCCCGCTGGATGGCCTATACCGGCCACACAGTAGCCGACGGCGACGTACCGGGCCTGTGGCGGGCCATGACGCACCCCGACGACCAGCAGCGTGTGCGCCGCCAATGGCGCCACTCCCTTACCAGCGGCCAAGCCTACGAGATAGAGCATCGGTTCAGGGCCCGCAATGGCTCGTTTCGTTGGTTTCTGAGCCAGGCCTTACCCCAGCGCGACGCGGCCGGCAACATTGTGTGTTGGTTTGGTACCAGCACCGACATCGATGATCAGAAACGCACGCGCCAGCTCCTCGAAGAAAAAGACCAGCAGCTCCAACAGATCTTGAGCCAGGTGCCCGCCTACATTGCCACCCTCACCGGCCCGAACCACGTGTACCGCTACGTAAACGAGCGGGCGCAGCAGCTATTTCGGGGGCAAGCTCGCGTGGGCTTGCCGGCGGCCCAGGCAGCTCCCGAGCTCGTGGAGCAGGGCTTCATTGCCCTCATCGACGATGTGTACCGCACGGGGCAGCCTTTTGTCTTGCATGAAATACCCTTTCACTCCACCGACCAGTCAGCTGGCCGGGAACAGTGGTTTTTCAACGGTGTGTTTCAACCCTTGCTGGACGAGGAAAACCAAACGCAAGGCATCTTGGTGTTTGGCATCGACGTGACCGAGCAAGTGCACGCCAAGCAACGCGCAGCCGAGCTGCTAGAAGAAATACGCTACCAGGACCGTGAGTTTCAGCAGGCGCTGGAGTCGCTGCCACAAATGGCCTGGGTGTCGAGGCCCGAAGGAGGCGTGCTGTACTACAACCAACGCTGGTACGATTTCACGGGTGGCACCTTCGAGAACATGCGCGAGCAAGGGTGGGAAAACTTCATTCACCCCGACGACCTGCCCAACACGCAACGTAAATGGAAAGCCGCGCTGCGTGCGGGCACCACCTTTGAAACCGAGCACCGCTGGCGCAGCCAGACGGGAGAGTACCGCTGGTTTCTGGCTCGGGCCGAGGCCATTCGGCGGGAAGATGGCCGTATCCTGCGTTGGGTGGGCAGCAACACCGACATCGATGATAAGCGGCTCGCGCAGGTGCGGCTCGAAGAGAAAGACCGGCAGCTGCTTCAAATTTTGAGCCAAGCCCCGGCTTCTATTGCCACGCTGGAAGGGCCGGAACACCGCCTCACTTTTTTCAATGACAGCTACTCCGTCTTTGTTGGCGGCCGCACCGAGCTGGGGCGCCGGGTAGCTGATCTGCTACCGGAAGTGGAAGAGCAAGGCTTCATTGCCCTCCTCGATGACGTGTACACTACCGGCCAGCCCCGGATGGTTTTCGAGACACTTATTGCCCTGAAGCAGCCCGGCACCACTACCTTCCGGCAACACTACGTTACGTTCTCCTACCAGCCCCTGCACGACGAGCAACACCGCGTGAAGGGGGTGCTGGCTTTCATTCTGGACATCACCGAGCAAGTGCGCAGTCGGCAGCAGTCGGAGGCCCTGGAGGCCCAGATACGCCGCCGCGACGAACAGGTGCGGCTCATGACGGAGTCGTTGCCGGTGATGACCTTTGTCTGCAACCCCTCCGGGGACATCGTGTACGCCGGCCCGCAATGGTACGCCTTCACCGGCACTAGCCCTGCTACCAACGATATCAACGGTTCCTGGCCTGAGCTGCTGCACCCCGACGACCTGCCTACCATCCGGCGGGAATACGGGGCCGCTCTGCAAGAGAGCCGGGCCTGGAGCTACGAGTTTCGGCTGCGCCGCCACGATGGGCAGTACCGCTGGATACTAAGCCGGGGCATACCTGAGTTCGACGCCACGGGCCGCGTCCGGTGCTGGTATTGCACCAACACCGAGGTGCACGAGGAACACGAATTGCGCGAGCAGCTGCAAGCACAGAACGCCGAGCTGTTGCGCACCAACGAGAGCCTCGACAACTTCGTGTACACCACCTCCCACGACCTGCGCCAGCCCATCAACAACATGGCGGGCATCTTTCAGGAGCTGATTCGCACGGCTTCCTTTCCCGATCCGGATGCCGTGAAGCTGGTGGCGATGTTCGAGCGGGCCCTCACGCAAATCAATGATACCATTCATGATTTGTCGGAATTGATACAGGTGCAGAAGCAGCGCCAATACCTGGACACGGAGCGTATCGACCTAACAGCATTTACGGCGGAAGTGCTGGCCAGCATCCAAGACCAGCTTACAGCATCGGGGGCCACGGTTACCACCAATTTCGAGGCGGCACCAACCATTCAGTTTGTGCGGCCTAGCCTACAGAGCGTGCTCTACAATTTGGTTAGCAACGCGCTTAAATACGCCGCTCCCGACCGCCAGGCCCATATTCAGCTAAGCAGCTACCCACTCAAAAACTATGTGGTGCTGGTGGTGGAAGACAATGGAATAGGCATTGATATGGCGCGCTTTGGCAGCCAGCTATTTCAGCTGTTCCGCCGCTTCCACGACCATGTTGACGGGTCGGGAGTAGGCCTGTATCTGGTCAACCGGATAGTGCAGAGCCACGGGGGCCGCGTGGAGGTGGAAAGCACTGTGAACGAAGGCGCCGCTTTCCGGGTGTACTTGCCCCTGTAG
- a CDS encoding TolB-like translocation protein, which translates to MRKFLLAALAALAFPAAGLAQSLPILDQNPPSLRWQQVNTPHFRVLYPTGFEAAAQRTAQRLEQVHGPGAATLGVKPRPIAVVLQTRTSVSNGFVTFLPRHAEFFATPEQGMSLGTNDWLDQLVVHEYRHIGQFEKGRQGIGRLLGPLLGDGALGVSAVGLPQWFFEGDAVGTETALTRSGRGSIPEFGVGMRANRLAGAHYNYQKAANGSLRDNVPNWYVLGYYLTSYAKTRYGADVWDRVLTRYNRFPFYPFSFSNSLRRTTGLRVEQLYARTMANLDSTWQDEQRKLKPTEARELAGQYRGRVFTQYQYPQYVNDSTIVALKTGLGDIAQLVLLSTKTGKERKLHVLGPLNLPEMLSVGGGKVVWPEYRYDARWGQRVYSELKVLDLATGQVARLGRRHRYTAASLSPNGTRLVAVETDSSYHHALSVLDARTGAVLETLPNPQNDFYQQPHWTPDGQRIVTVTLKPAGKTMELLDPAAGTTRALLPVANVNVSNPQPWGEYVLYNSPQSGIDNVYAVHTGTSQTYQVASRQLGAYHAAPSPAGNYLAFHDYRATGARIVEMPLNPATWQQTTTVTNAMPGPYVNALTAREPGAARMVALLAGTAPDTARVYPTRPYSVLRNAFNVFGWGVVQNPSGNNVSLGVRSQDVLSTTQAIAGVTYDQTERTGAVFGGVSYQGQYPVLDADISYGGRNLARYVDRRRPLDSLQRDQWRYTRLTAGVRLPLTLTRSKYLEALTLSSYYLHERVSDYDLPVRSRSEPGPNQPVHAIQNTLSYVRQLRLSARDVAPRWGGSLLLTSRSTPFGAGLDAWQLAGQGSVYLPGVGKHHALRLRAGYQQQQQRQYQFAAAVSFPRGEGYVSFDRLRAASLDYYLPLAYPHWSVGRWLYVQRIRATGFADVAQGQSSGLATRNYRNVGLDTSVLFNVLRLRTPLEAGARVVLNTYTQELIFEPLAFSIRL; encoded by the coding sequence ATGCGCAAGTTTCTGCTAGCTGCGTTGGCAGCTCTGGCTTTTCCGGCAGCGGGCCTCGCCCAAAGCCTCCCCATCCTCGACCAAAATCCGCCTTCGCTGCGGTGGCAGCAAGTAAATACGCCGCATTTTCGGGTGCTGTACCCTACGGGCTTTGAGGCCGCTGCGCAGCGCACCGCTCAACGGCTAGAGCAAGTGCACGGCCCCGGAGCAGCCACCCTAGGTGTAAAGCCGCGCCCGATTGCGGTGGTGCTTCAAACCCGAACCAGCGTCAGCAACGGGTTTGTAACGTTTCTGCCCCGGCACGCCGAGTTTTTCGCCACGCCCGAGCAGGGCATGAGCTTGGGCACCAACGACTGGCTCGACCAATTGGTGGTGCACGAGTACCGGCACATCGGGCAGTTCGAGAAAGGCCGGCAGGGTATCGGGCGCCTGTTGGGCCCTCTGCTCGGTGATGGGGCGCTGGGTGTGTCGGCGGTGGGCTTGCCGCAGTGGTTTTTCGAGGGCGACGCCGTAGGAACTGAAACTGCCCTCACGCGCAGCGGCCGGGGTAGTATTCCGGAGTTTGGGGTAGGCATGCGCGCCAACCGCTTGGCCGGGGCACACTATAACTACCAAAAAGCCGCCAATGGCTCCCTGCGCGACAATGTACCCAACTGGTATGTGCTCGGTTACTACCTCACGTCCTACGCCAAAACTCGCTACGGTGCCGATGTGTGGGACCGGGTACTTACCCGGTACAACCGCTTTCCATTCTATCCTTTCTCGTTTTCCAACAGCCTGCGCCGTACCACCGGTTTGCGTGTGGAGCAACTGTACGCGCGCACCATGGCCAACCTCGACTCGACGTGGCAGGACGAGCAGCGGAAGCTAAAGCCCACCGAGGCGCGAGAGCTGGCCGGGCAGTACCGCGGCCGAGTGTTCACGCAGTACCAATACCCGCAGTACGTCAATGACAGCACCATAGTAGCCCTGAAAACCGGCCTCGGCGACATCGCGCAGCTGGTTCTGTTATCAACCAAGACCGGCAAAGAACGGAAGCTGCACGTGCTGGGCCCGTTGAACCTACCGGAAATGCTGTCGGTGGGTGGAGGCAAGGTGGTGTGGCCGGAGTATCGGTATGACGCGCGTTGGGGGCAGCGCGTGTACTCCGAGCTGAAGGTGCTGGACTTGGCTACCGGCCAGGTGGCGCGCCTGGGCCGGCGGCACCGCTACACGGCAGCCTCCCTTTCGCCGAATGGCACGCGGCTGGTAGCAGTAGAAACCGATTCCAGCTACCACCATGCCTTGTCGGTGCTCGATGCCCGCACCGGCGCCGTGCTTGAAACCCTGCCCAACCCGCAAAACGACTTCTACCAGCAGCCCCACTGGACACCCGATGGCCAGCGAATAGTAACCGTGACCTTGAAGCCTGCCGGCAAAACCATGGAACTGCTGGACCCGGCCGCCGGCACCACACGGGCTCTGCTGCCAGTAGCCAACGTGAACGTAAGCAACCCGCAGCCGTGGGGCGAGTACGTGCTCTACAATTCGCCGCAGTCGGGCATCGACAATGTATACGCTGTGCATACCGGCACCAGCCAGACGTACCAAGTGGCTTCCCGGCAACTCGGCGCTTACCATGCGGCCCCCTCACCAGCCGGCAACTACCTGGCTTTTCATGACTACCGCGCCACGGGTGCCCGCATCGTAGAAATGCCGCTCAACCCAGCTACCTGGCAACAGACAACTACTGTTACCAATGCCATGCCTGGTCCGTACGTCAATGCCTTGACCGCTCGAGAACCAGGGGCAGCTCGGATGGTGGCGCTGCTGGCTGGAACAGCACCAGATACCGCTCGCGTGTATCCCACGCGGCCGTATTCGGTGCTGCGTAATGCATTCAATGTGTTTGGGTGGGGCGTTGTGCAAAACCCGTCTGGCAACAACGTCAGCCTGGGTGTCCGCTCGCAGGATGTGCTGAGTACCACCCAAGCTATTGCGGGCGTCACTTATGACCAAACCGAACGCACCGGGGCAGTATTTGGCGGAGTGAGCTACCAGGGCCAGTACCCGGTACTGGATGCCGATATCAGCTATGGTGGCCGCAACCTAGCCCGCTACGTCGACCGGCGGCGCCCCCTCGACAGCCTCCAACGCGACCAATGGCGCTATACGCGCCTTACAGCGGGTGTGCGCCTGCCGCTCACACTCACCCGCTCGAAATACCTAGAGGCTTTGACCCTGAGTAGCTACTACCTGCACGAGCGGGTAAGCGACTATGATTTGCCTGTTCGGTCGCGCTCCGAGCCGGGCCCTAACCAACCGGTGCACGCCATCCAAAACACGCTCAGCTATGTGCGCCAGCTGCGGCTTAGTGCCCGCGACGTGGCGCCACGGTGGGGAGGCTCGTTGTTGCTGACTTCGCGCTCCACCCCCTTTGGCGCAGGCCTTGATGCCTGGCAGTTGGCCGGGCAAGGCAGCGTGTATCTGCCGGGGGTGGGCAAGCATCATGCGTTGCGGTTACGAGCCGGCTACCAGCAACAGCAGCAGCGCCAGTACCAGTTTGCGGCGGCTGTCTCGTTTCCGCGCGGCGAGGGCTACGTGAGCTTTGACCGGTTACGGGCTGCGTCGCTGGATTATTACTTGCCGCTGGCGTATCCGCATTGGTCGGTGGGGCGCTGGCTGTACGTGCAGCGGATTCGGGCCACCGGCTTTGCCGATGTGGCTCAAGGCCAAAGTTCTGGTCTGGCAACGCGCAACTACCGCAATGTGGGCCTAGACACGTCGGTGCTGTTCAATGTGCTGCGCCTACGCACTCCGCTGGAAGCGGGTGCCCGGGTGGTACTGAACACCTACACGCAAGAGCTGATTTTCGAGCCGCTGGCGTTTAGTATTCGGTTGTAA
- a CDS encoding methionine aminotransferase has product MFPIVSKLPDVGTSIFSVMTQLAQECGAINLAQGFPDYDPPLALQEALARHATTPGHHQYAPMPGLPRLREAIAHKTARVYQVPAPDPATEITVTCGATEALYAALAAVVHPGDEVVVLEPAYDLYGPAIRLQGGIPVYVPLDSPTFRINWERVRAALTPRTRLLMINSPHNPSGAVLTTEDLESLAALVADTPILILSDEVYEHMVFDGVPHRSALQHPALRERTFVLSSFGKTYHATGWKVGYCIAPPALTAELRRVHQFLTFAVSTPTQHALADALETDPAHDQQLPAFYQPKRDLFRELLAASRFELLPVLGGYFQLARYSQISTTESDVAFAQRLTRESGVAVVPVSAFYHNGHDEGLIRFCFAKQEATLRAAADRLREL; this is encoded by the coding sequence ATGTTTCCTATCGTTTCCAAGCTGCCTGATGTGGGCACCAGTATTTTTTCGGTGATGACGCAGCTGGCTCAGGAATGCGGAGCCATCAACCTGGCGCAGGGCTTTCCTGATTATGACCCGCCCCTGGCCTTGCAGGAAGCGCTGGCCCGCCACGCCACCACGCCTGGCCACCACCAGTATGCCCCCATGCCTGGCTTGCCACGCCTGCGCGAAGCCATTGCCCACAAAACGGCCCGCGTCTACCAGGTTCCCGCACCCGACCCCGCCACCGAAATAACCGTGACATGCGGCGCCACCGAGGCGCTTTACGCCGCGCTGGCCGCCGTGGTCCATCCCGGCGACGAGGTAGTTGTGCTCGAACCAGCCTATGATCTGTATGGTCCGGCCATCCGGCTGCAAGGCGGCATTCCAGTGTACGTCCCTCTTGACTCGCCCACTTTCCGCATCAATTGGGAGCGGGTGCGGGCGGCTCTTACGCCACGTACGCGCCTGCTCATGATCAACTCGCCCCACAACCCCAGCGGCGCCGTCCTAACCACCGAAGACCTAGAGTCCCTGGCTGCGCTGGTAGCCGATACCCCCATTTTGATACTCAGCGACGAGGTGTACGAGCACATGGTGTTTGATGGCGTACCGCACCGCAGCGCGCTACAACACCCTGCCTTGCGGGAGCGGACGTTTGTGCTTTCCTCCTTCGGCAAAACCTACCATGCCACTGGCTGGAAAGTAGGGTATTGCATTGCCCCACCAGCCCTCACCGCCGAACTGCGCCGGGTCCACCAGTTCCTGACTTTTGCCGTGAGCACGCCCACCCAGCACGCCCTCGCCGACGCCCTCGAAACCGACCCCGCGCACGACCAGCAGTTGCCGGCCTTCTACCAGCCGAAGCGCGACCTATTTCGGGAGTTGCTCGCCGCTTCGCGCTTCGAGCTGCTGCCGGTTCTGGGTGGCTATTTCCAGTTGGCCCGCTACTCTCAGATATCCACTACGGAAAGCGACGTAGCCTTCGCGCAGCGCCTCACCCGCGAATCTGGCGTGGCGGTTGTGCCTGTTTCAGCGTTCTACCACAACGGCCATGACGAAGGTTTAATTCGGTTTTGCTTCGCCAAACAAGAAGCAACACTACGGGCTGCTGCTGATCGGTTGCGCGAACTGTAG
- a CDS encoding amidohydrolase: MSDLTVSFVQASLQWHDAKANRAELRRHVDEISIATDLIVLPEMFTTGFSMEAAKLAETMDGPTVAWLRELAAARDAVMTGSIIIKEKEQYYNRLLWVRPDGSLSYYNKRHLFTMANEHHTYVAGTERLVEEWRGWRICPLVCYDLRFPVWSRNSVTQPYDLLLYVANWPAARRTAWMTLLRARAIENLAYTMGVNCVGIDGNSLAYAGDSALLDMRGEYLVEVGNQETGITRSLRRADLDAFRERFPALHDADSFEMTQLAKW, translated from the coding sequence GTGTCTGATCTAACCGTTTCTTTCGTACAGGCTTCGTTGCAATGGCACGATGCAAAGGCCAATCGGGCCGAGCTACGCCGGCATGTTGATGAAATATCCATTGCCACCGACCTGATTGTGCTGCCGGAAATGTTCACCACGGGCTTCAGCATGGAAGCTGCTAAGCTGGCCGAAACCATGGATGGCCCTACGGTAGCGTGGCTGCGTGAGCTAGCCGCTGCCCGTGATGCCGTCATGACTGGTAGCATCATCATCAAAGAGAAAGAGCAGTATTACAACCGCCTGCTTTGGGTGCGGCCCGACGGTAGCTTAAGCTACTACAACAAGCGCCACCTGTTCACGATGGCCAACGAGCACCACACCTACGTGGCCGGCACGGAACGCCTAGTAGAGGAATGGCGCGGGTGGCGCATCTGCCCCCTGGTATGCTACGACTTGCGTTTTCCAGTTTGGAGCCGCAACTCCGTCACGCAGCCCTACGACCTGTTGCTGTACGTGGCCAACTGGCCGGCTGCCCGCCGCACTGCCTGGATGACGCTCCTGCGTGCCCGTGCCATTGAGAACCTGGCGTATACTATGGGTGTGAACTGCGTAGGCATTGACGGGAACAGCCTCGCTTACGCCGGCGACTCAGCCCTGCTGGATATGCGTGGCGAGTACTTGGTAGAAGTAGGCAACCAGGAAACTGGCATCACCCGTTCCCTTCGCCGCGCCGACCTTGACGCCTTCCGTGAACGGTTCCCCGCCCTCCACGACGCCGACTCCTTCGAGATGACGCAGTTGGCGAAATGGTAA